One Glycocaulis abyssi DNA window includes the following coding sequences:
- the argE gene encoding acetylornithine deacetylase: MSQSPQAIALLERLIAFDTTSRNSNLALIDWVEDYLTGLGARCERVPSPDGQKSNLHAFIGPETDGGVVLSGHTDVVPVDGQNWSTDPFVLTEKDGKLYGRGTCDMKGFVACALAAAPDLAAAPLKRPVHFALSYDEEVGCLGAPSMIRAIAAGHPKPSAVLVGEPTGMKVVTGHKGLYSVRVEITGHEAHSSLINAGACAVTNAVILMDFLRREGEALRAAAPDDSPFDPPFGTLTIGRMGGGSAMNILAKDAWFEALMRPAPWDDGPGVGRRLRQLAAEVEADMRRTAPEASIRITEVSNVPPLRPETDGEAEGIARALTGDNAPRVVSYGTEGGQFQDGGMSAVICGPGHIDQAHQPDEFVEVSQLEACMVFLKKLEQRLSV, encoded by the coding sequence ATGAGCCAGAGCCCGCAAGCCATTGCGCTGCTTGAACGCCTGATCGCGTTCGACACGACCTCGCGCAATTCCAATCTCGCCCTCATTGACTGGGTGGAAGACTATCTGACCGGGCTGGGCGCGCGCTGCGAGCGTGTGCCGAGCCCGGACGGACAGAAATCCAATCTGCATGCCTTTATCGGGCCGGAAACCGATGGCGGGGTGGTGCTCTCCGGTCATACCGACGTGGTGCCCGTCGATGGGCAGAACTGGTCCACCGACCCGTTCGTGCTGACCGAGAAAGATGGCAAGCTCTACGGGCGCGGCACGTGCGACATGAAGGGCTTTGTCGCCTGCGCGCTGGCGGCTGCGCCTGACCTGGCGGCGGCGCCCCTCAAACGCCCGGTCCATTTCGCGCTCTCCTATGATGAGGAGGTGGGCTGCCTGGGCGCGCCCTCCATGATACGGGCGATTGCCGCCGGGCATCCCAAGCCCTCTGCCGTGCTGGTGGGCGAGCCCACCGGCATGAAGGTGGTGACGGGCCATAAGGGGCTCTATTCGGTGCGTGTGGAGATCACTGGCCACGAAGCCCATTCCAGCCTGATCAATGCCGGTGCCTGCGCGGTGACCAACGCCGTGATCCTGATGGATTTCCTGCGCCGCGAGGGCGAGGCCCTGCGCGCTGCGGCTCCAGACGACAGCCCGTTTGACCCGCCCTTTGGTACGCTGACCATTGGCCGTATGGGCGGCGGATCGGCGATGAATATCCTGGCCAAAGACGCCTGGTTTGAAGCCCTGATGCGCCCGGCGCCCTGGGACGATGGCCCCGGCGTGGGCCGGCGCCTGCGCCAACTGGCAGCCGAGGTGGAGGCCGATATGCGCCGGACAGCGCCGGAAGCGTCAATCCGTATTACTGAAGTGTCGAACGTGCCGCCCTTGCGCCCGGAAACCGACGGTGAGGCCGAAGGCATTGCCCGCGCCCTGACCGGCGACAATGCGCCCCGCGTCGTCTCCTACGGCACGGAAGGCGGACAGTTTCAGGATGGCGGCATGTCAGCGGTGATCTGCGGTCCCGGCCATATCGATCAGGCCCACCAGCCCGACGAGTTTGTTGAAGTAAGCCAGCTCGAAGCCTGCATGGTCTTCCTGAAGAAGCTGGAGCAGCGCCTGAGCGTCTGA
- a CDS encoding FKBP-type peptidyl-prolyl cis-trans isomerase has translation MLTRLAITASIAALVLAACGEREAPAPVEEGAEPPAMDTGEETITLSPLEPEEDAEVFRARVEGMSEEDQAAAVFQRELRAARGCEPGDAPLHRFEPRERSEDESSADYNGAMAEEFLQRNVEQPCVYTTPSGLQYRIERAAGPDNPSPVSGDMVRVHYAGQLLDGSEFDSSYARGEPAEFPSDRLIAGWVEALPLMRVGEKWTLYIAPELGYGARGTPGGPIPPNAALVFQLELLGLPDRE, from the coding sequence ATGCTGACCCGCCTTGCGATAACTGCCTCGATCGCCGCTCTTGTGCTCGCCGCCTGCGGGGAGCGTGAAGCGCCCGCGCCGGTGGAAGAGGGCGCTGAGCCGCCTGCCATGGATACCGGTGAGGAGACGATCACACTTTCCCCGCTTGAGCCCGAAGAGGACGCCGAAGTCTTCCGCGCCCGTGTGGAAGGGATGAGCGAAGAGGATCAGGCGGCGGCCGTGTTCCAGCGCGAGTTGCGTGCCGCGCGCGGATGCGAGCCGGGTGATGCGCCGCTGCACCGCTTCGAGCCGCGCGAACGCAGCGAGGACGAATCCAGCGCCGATTACAATGGCGCGATGGCCGAAGAATTCCTTCAACGCAATGTCGAACAGCCTTGCGTCTACACCACGCCATCGGGTCTGCAATACCGCATCGAGCGGGCAGCCGGTCCGGATAATCCTTCCCCGGTGAGCGGCGATATGGTCCGGGTGCATTATGCTGGCCAGCTGCTGGATGGCAGCGAGTTCGACAGCTCCTATGCGCGCGGTGAACCGGCAGAATTTCCGTCCGACCGGCTGATTGCCGGCTGGGTCGAGGCCCTGCCGCTGATGCGCGTCGGCGAGAAATGGACGCTCTATATCGCGCCTGAGCTGGGTTATGGCGCGCGCGGCACGCCGGGCGGGCCGATCCCGCCCAACGCGGCGCTGGTCTTCCAGCTGGAACTGCTTGGCCTGCCGGATCGCGAATGA
- a CDS encoding SRPBCC domain-containing protein: MRVAAAAALLVFMAAPSWAEDAPAPVPERAVTASVVVELPVSEAWRLWTTNEGVTSFFAPAANIELRPQGPFELFFAPDAEPGQRGSEDTIVLGYQENRMLSVSWAMPPYMAEVRPHHTHLVLRFETLDEARTRINLTHSGWGEGEAWDEAFTYFERVWPHVLTSMPSARTDAAGD, from the coding sequence ATGCGAGTTGCCGCTGCTGCTGCACTGCTGGTTTTCATGGCCGCGCCGTCATGGGCGGAGGACGCGCCTGCGCCCGTGCCGGAGCGGGCGGTAACCGCCAGCGTGGTGGTGGAACTGCCGGTCTCTGAAGCCTGGCGGCTCTGGACCACGAATGAGGGCGTCACCAGCTTCTTCGCGCCGGCAGCCAATATTGAGCTGCGCCCGCAAGGCCCGTTCGAGCTGTTCTTCGCACCCGATGCCGAGCCCGGCCAGCGCGGCTCTGAAGACACGATCGTTCTGGGGTATCAGGAAAACCGCATGCTCTCGGTCAGCTGGGCGATGCCGCCCTACATGGCCGAGGTGCGCCCGCACCACACTCATCTCGTCTTGCGGTTCGAGACGCTGGATGAGGCCCGTACCCGAATCAACCTGACCCATTCAGGCTGGGGGGAGGGCGAGGCATGGGATGAGGCTTTCACCTATTTCGAGCGCGTCTGGCCGCATGTTCTCACCTCCATGCCGTCGGCAAGGACTGATGCGGCGGGTGACTGA
- a CDS encoding prolyl oligopeptidase family serine peptidase: protein MRMILPAAMCVAAILASPALAQSAPERVTRGNLVMENIPEIPGEVRERLRQYQNVRGAMFSDFAPDGGIYITTRFGETDQIHHVAQPMGARRQITFYDERTSGATIRPDGSGQFLFTRDVGGDEFFQGFLFDPEQSRSIQFTTDQIRNQGFSWSRDGRMIAWAAAGWGDADYTIYMADPADPTTAQEVLQGEGAMSPVDWSPDGSKLLIGRYFSINEARLYVLDIGEGTLTQINPDETNAYGAARFSASGDSIFVVTDEGSEFRRIMEIPLDGGEKRIVAEHDWDVQAMALSPDGSTIAYTTNEGGISEIYIINAASGERLPAPDLPVGLIGGINFSADGSLIGFTHSSAASPGDAWTYDLSWQELVRWTQSEVGGLDTSRFQTPELISYESFDGLEVPAFVHRPPGDGPYPVIVSIHGGPESQARPGFNAAFQYWQHELGAAVVVPNVRGSAGYGNEYVNLDNVFLRENSVRDIGALLDWIATQPDLDENRVVVYGGSYGGYMVLASLVHYSDRLAGGINIVGISNFVTFLENTAGYRQDLRRAEYGDERDPQVREFLESISPANHAHRITAPLFIIQGANDPRVPLSEAEQILAAVREAGGDPWYLVAMDEGHGFARQSNRDFQREAETLFLRDVLELD from the coding sequence ATGAGAATGATTCTGCCCGCCGCGATGTGTGTGGCCGCGATACTGGCCTCGCCTGCCCTGGCGCAGAGCGCCCCGGAGCGGGTGACACGCGGTAATCTGGTGATGGAGAACATCCCGGAGATTCCCGGCGAGGTGCGCGAGCGTTTGCGCCAGTATCAGAATGTGCGCGGAGCGATGTTCTCCGATTTTGCCCCCGATGGCGGCATCTACATCACCACGCGTTTTGGCGAGACCGACCAGATCCACCACGTCGCTCAGCCCATGGGCGCGCGCCGTCAGATCACCTTCTATGACGAGCGCACCAGCGGGGCGACCATCCGCCCGGATGGCTCAGGCCAGTTTCTCTTCACCCGCGATGTCGGCGGGGACGAGTTCTTCCAGGGCTTCCTCTTTGATCCCGAACAATCACGCTCCATCCAGTTCACCACCGACCAGATCCGCAATCAGGGTTTTTCCTGGTCACGCGATGGCCGGATGATTGCCTGGGCGGCGGCCGGCTGGGGTGATGCCGATTACACCATCTACATGGCCGATCCGGCCGACCCGACGACCGCGCAGGAAGTCCTGCAGGGCGAAGGCGCGATGAGCCCGGTGGACTGGTCGCCGGACGGGTCGAAACTGCTGATCGGGCGGTATTTCTCGATCAACGAGGCAAGGCTCTACGTGCTTGATATCGGGGAGGGCACGCTTACCCAGATCAATCCGGACGAGACCAATGCATATGGCGCGGCCCGCTTCTCGGCCAGTGGCGACAGCATTTTCGTCGTAACCGACGAAGGGTCAGAATTCCGCCGCATCATGGAAATCCCGCTGGATGGCGGTGAAAAGCGCATCGTTGCCGAGCATGACTGGGATGTGCAGGCCATGGCGCTGTCCCCGGATGGCTCGACCATCGCCTACACGACCAATGAAGGCGGCATCTCGGAAATCTACATCATCAACGCGGCCAGTGGCGAGCGGCTGCCCGCCCCTGACCTGCCGGTTGGCCTGATCGGCGGTATCAATTTCAGCGCGGATGGCTCGCTTATCGGCTTCACTCACAGCTCGGCTGCCTCACCGGGTGACGCGTGGACCTATGACCTGTCCTGGCAGGAGCTGGTCCGGTGGACACAGTCCGAAGTGGGCGGGCTCGACACCAGCCGTTTCCAGACCCCTGAACTGATCAGCTATGAGAGCTTTGACGGGCTGGAAGTTCCCGCCTTTGTCCATCGCCCGCCCGGCGACGGTCCCTATCCGGTGATAGTCTCCATCCATGGCGGGCCGGAAAGCCAGGCCCGCCCCGGCTTCAACGCTGCCTTCCAGTACTGGCAGCACGAGCTGGGCGCGGCGGTTGTCGTGCCAAACGTGCGCGGCTCGGCCGGGTACGGGAACGAATATGTCAATCTGGATAATGTGTTCCTGCGCGAGAACTCGGTGCGCGATATCGGCGCGCTGCTCGATTGGATCGCCACCCAGCCCGATCTCGACGAAAACCGCGTGGTTGTCTATGGCGGCTCCTATGGCGGCTATATGGTGCTGGCTTCGCTGGTGCATTACTCCGACCGGCTGGCGGGCGGCATCAATATTGTCGGCATCTCCAATTTCGTGACCTTCCTGGAAAACACGGCCGGCTACCGGCAGGATTTGCGCCGCGCCGAATACGGCGATGAGCGTGACCCGCAAGTGCGCGAGTTTCTGGAGAGCATTTCGCCCGCCAATCACGCCCACCGCATCACGGCCCCGCTCTTCATCATTCAGGGCGCCAATGATCCACGCGTGCCGCTCTCGGAGGCCGAGCAGATTCTCGCCGCCGTGCGCGAAGCGGGCGGTGATCCGTGGTATCTCGTGGCCATGGATGAGGGGCATGGCTTTGCGCGCCAGTCCAACCGCGACTTCCAGCGCGAGGCCGAGACCCTGTTTCTGAGGGATGTTCTGGAGCTGGACTGA
- a CDS encoding M16 family metallopeptidase, with translation MRYAIMPNSTPSGTAALRLVFNVGSLAEAEHQRGLAHFIEHMAFNGTTNVPEGEMIPLLERYGLAFGPDTNAFTGQEVVGYQLDLPSVEEQIVKTGLFLMRETATEMVMDQDAIDSERGVIRSEMRYRDTPIQRFLMSYYGFLYPDTLVAERSPIGTLDVINNAQRDAFMEYYQDFYVPQRALLVVTGDIDADAIEVMIRDGFDIELPGLEVSAVEGFSTWQAPADAPAHPDIGTVSAVDAPRFGYFHDPEVFTLITYDVIVPGVPRPDSAQARVESTLRQLGNAIVQRRLQSQINSGLSPLVQANFSYTNDFDLAHRAGVFAVLSPERWREGLAVVEQEVRRALEHGFSQAELDEQMSNLRTSVRNSVNAARTRRTPELADGIWQGWLGRSTLHHPSWKAEWLEASEDQLTLENVEAAFRAIWAAAPAQIYVAVNEPLEDGEAAVREAWSESQSTPVDPMDEVDANEFAYTDFGPAGEVVSASYVEDLDFHQIVFANGVRLNVKQTDFEDNIIRIRAEFGAGDLTPQPTPAAGTILGAVFGGGGLEAHDRDELQRLLAGRSVGYGLGVGADSFSFTSATTPDDFELQMQVLTAFMVAPGWRDDGLNQFRSIAEEVRRGQNAQAVQVAVNRVSRMLRNGDPRWGFPEAGEIAAFTMDHARLLVAEALSTAPLEITIVGDITRDDAIAMTARTFGALPQRADSWPDYDEARQLGFPDPRADPAVVEFNGQADSGMANIYWPVGDAFDPRRARALDLMAEVYNLKATERFREREGATYSPIVSSQTSTIFPGFGFLWVGLDVDREDVGRMYAIADELAAAMAAGDISEDELQRARQPVLERLNQSMESNRMWLSQISRSQTYPERLDRLRTAVEDYNAVTAEEIAALASEYLSPEQAYRVSILPRSADGSE, from the coding sequence ATGCGCTACGCCATCATGCCCAATTCGACGCCCAGCGGTACGGCGGCCTTGCGTCTGGTCTTCAATGTGGGCTCGCTGGCCGAGGCCGAACATCAGCGCGGGCTGGCCCATTTCATCGAGCACATGGCCTTTAACGGCACCACCAATGTGCCAGAAGGCGAGATGATCCCGCTTCTGGAGCGCTACGGCCTGGCGTTCGGCCCTGACACCAACGCCTTCACCGGCCAGGAGGTGGTCGGCTATCAGCTCGATCTGCCCTCGGTGGAGGAGCAGATCGTCAAGACCGGCCTGTTCCTGATGCGCGAAACTGCCACCGAAATGGTGATGGACCAGGACGCGATTGACTCAGAACGCGGCGTAATCCGCAGCGAGATGCGCTATCGCGATACGCCCATCCAGCGCTTCCTGATGAGCTATTACGGCTTTCTCTACCCCGACACGCTGGTTGCCGAGCGCAGCCCTATCGGCACGCTGGACGTCATCAATAACGCACAGCGCGATGCCTTCATGGAGTACTATCAGGACTTCTACGTGCCCCAGCGCGCGCTTCTGGTGGTAACCGGCGATATCGACGCTGACGCCATCGAGGTGATGATCCGCGACGGGTTCGATATCGAGCTTCCCGGCCTTGAGGTCAGCGCGGTTGAGGGCTTCTCGACCTGGCAGGCGCCCGCTGATGCGCCAGCCCATCCCGATATCGGGACCGTCAGCGCGGTGGACGCGCCGCGCTTTGGCTATTTCCACGATCCTGAAGTTTTCACGCTGATTACCTATGATGTGATTGTGCCCGGCGTCCCCCGCCCCGACAGTGCGCAGGCGCGGGTGGAGTCCACCTTGCGTCAGCTGGGCAATGCCATCGTGCAGCGCCGTTTGCAGTCGCAGATCAATTCGGGCCTGTCGCCGCTGGTGCAGGCAAACTTCTCCTACACGAACGATTTTGACCTTGCCCATCGCGCGGGCGTGTTCGCGGTGTTGTCGCCGGAGCGCTGGCGCGAAGGGCTGGCCGTTGTCGAGCAGGAGGTGCGCCGGGCGCTGGAGCACGGCTTCAGCCAGGCCGAGCTGGATGAGCAGATGTCCAATCTGCGCACCAGCGTGCGCAATTCGGTCAACGCCGCGCGCACGCGCCGCACGCCGGAACTGGCCGACGGTATCTGGCAGGGCTGGCTGGGCAGATCAACGCTCCACCATCCTTCCTGGAAGGCCGAATGGCTGGAAGCCAGCGAGGACCAGCTGACGCTCGAAAATGTCGAGGCCGCGTTCCGCGCCATCTGGGCGGCGGCGCCGGCGCAAATCTATGTCGCCGTCAACGAGCCGCTTGAAGACGGGGAAGCGGCGGTACGCGAGGCGTGGAGCGAATCGCAGTCCACCCCGGTTGATCCGATGGACGAGGTGGACGCGAACGAGTTTGCCTATACCGATTTCGGACCAGCCGGAGAGGTGGTCTCGGCCTCTTATGTCGAGGATCTCGATTTTCACCAGATCGTATTTGCCAACGGTGTCCGGCTGAACGTCAAGCAGACCGATTTCGAGGACAATATCATCCGCATCCGCGCCGAGTTCGGCGCCGGCGATCTCACGCCCCAGCCGACACCGGCCGCAGGCACCATTCTGGGCGCGGTGTTTGGCGGTGGCGGGCTGGAAGCCCACGACCGCGACGAGCTGCAACGCCTGCTGGCGGGCCGTTCGGTCGGCTATGGCCTCGGCGTGGGCGCAGACAGCTTTTCCTTCACCTCCGCCACAACGCCGGACGATTTCGAGCTGCAGATGCAGGTGCTGACCGCCTTCATGGTCGCGCCGGGCTGGCGCGATGACGGCCTGAACCAGTTCCGTTCCATCGCCGAGGAAGTGCGCCGGGGTCAGAACGCGCAGGCCGTACAGGTCGCCGTGAACCGGGTCAGCCGGATGCTGCGCAATGGCGATCCGCGCTGGGGTTTCCCCGAAGCCGGGGAAATTGCCGCATTCACCATGGATCATGCCCGCTTGCTGGTGGCCGAAGCGCTCAGCACGGCACCGCTGGAGATCACCATTGTCGGCGATATTACGCGCGATGATGCCATTGCCATGACGGCGCGCACATTCGGCGCCCTGCCGCAACGCGCTGACAGCTGGCCGGATTATGACGAGGCCCGCCAGCTCGGCTTCCCGGACCCGCGTGCCGACCCGGCCGTCGTGGAGTTCAACGGTCAGGCCGATAGCGGCATGGCGAACATATACTGGCCTGTCGGCGATGCGTTCGATCCCCGGCGCGCCCGCGCGCTCGATCTGATGGCTGAAGTCTACAATCTGAAAGCTACCGAGCGCTTCCGGGAGAGGGAGGGGGCAACCTACTCGCCCATCGTGTCCAGTCAGACCTCCACCATCTTTCCCGGCTTTGGCTTCTTGTGGGTGGGACTGGATGTGGACCGCGAGGATGTCGGGCGCATGTATGCGATTGCCGATGAGCTGGCCGCCGCGATGGCGGCAGGCGATATCAGCGAGGATGAGCTGCAGCGCGCGCGCCAACCGGTGCTGGAGCGGTTGAACCAGAGCATGGAAAGCAACAGGATGTGGCTGAGCCAGATCAGCCGCTCGCAGACCTATCCTGAACGTCTGGACCGGCTGCGCACGGCTGTAGAGGATTATAACGCGGTGACGGCCGAGGAGATCGCCGCGCTGGCGTCAGAGTATCTTTCGCCTGAGCAGGCATATCGGGTGTCGATCCTGCCGCGCAGCGCAGATGGGAGCGAATAG
- a CDS encoding dipeptide ABC transporter ATP-binding protein, translated as MTDASAPILEVRGLNVRFDTPDGEVHAVRGIDLEIRAGECLAVVGESGSGKSQTFLAAMGLLASNGKAQGSIRYRGQDILGLPPRQLNAVRGKSMTMIFQDPLTSLTPHMRVGDQMKEVLAAHLSLKGEAAEKRCMEWLDRVRIPEAARRLRQYPHELSGGMRQRVMIAMSMLCEPDLLIADEPTTALDVTVQAQVLDIMDELKAETGAAIALITHDMGVVARMADRVQVMQNGAYVETGTVDQVFAEPAHAYTRMLLDAMPRLDRPDRITGPITQTRKAVEGEKPVLEVKDLKVWFPVPDGTGLFPKMTPLKAVDGVSFDLLPGETIGIVGESGCGKSTLARAVLRLVESTDGAVSWIGTNLLEKNARDMRQARKDMQIVFQDPLASLNPRMTIGASIAEPLLTFRPGIRAKERDEAVRAMMKRVGLDPDMINRYPHELSGGQNQRVGIARAMILSPKLVICDEAVSALDVSIQAQIIDLLADLQRDLGLSMLFISHDLSVVREVSHRVMVLYLGRIVEFATRDAIYDDARHPYTRALISAVPIPDPQIERQRERIKLSGDLPSPLDSRAQLRFLKSRLVDGDDAVQYRPQLLEVTPGHWVAEHDPV; from the coding sequence TTGACCGACGCATCTGCGCCGATCCTTGAAGTTCGCGGCCTGAACGTGCGCTTTGATACGCCCGACGGCGAAGTTCATGCGGTACGCGGCATCGACCTTGAAATCCGTGCCGGCGAGTGCCTGGCGGTGGTGGGCGAGTCCGGGTCGGGCAAAAGCCAGACCTTTCTGGCCGCGATGGGCCTTCTGGCATCGAACGGCAAGGCGCAAGGCTCGATCCGCTATCGCGGACAGGACATTCTCGGATTGCCGCCCAGACAGCTCAATGCGGTGCGCGGCAAGTCCATGACGATGATTTTCCAGGACCCGCTGACCTCGCTGACCCCGCATATGCGCGTCGGTGACCAGATGAAGGAGGTTCTGGCGGCCCATCTCTCGCTGAAGGGCGAGGCGGCCGAAAAGCGCTGCATGGAATGGCTGGACCGGGTGCGCATACCCGAGGCGGCGCGCCGGCTGCGCCAGTATCCGCACGAATTGTCAGGCGGGATGCGCCAGCGCGTGATGATTGCCATGTCGATGCTGTGCGAACCCGACCTGCTCATCGCCGACGAGCCGACGACCGCGCTCGACGTGACGGTTCAGGCCCAGGTGCTCGACATCATGGATGAGCTGAAAGCCGAAACCGGCGCAGCCATTGCCCTGATTACCCATGATATGGGCGTGGTGGCGCGCATGGCCGACCGGGTGCAGGTGATGCAGAACGGCGCCTATGTGGAAACGGGCACGGTCGACCAGGTGTTTGCCGAGCCGGCCCATGCCTATACGCGCATGTTGCTCGATGCGATGCCGCGCCTGGACCGGCCGGACCGGATTACCGGCCCGATCACCCAGACCCGCAAGGCGGTTGAAGGCGAAAAGCCGGTTCTGGAGGTAAAGGACCTCAAGGTCTGGTTCCCGGTGCCTGACGGAACGGGCCTGTTTCCGAAAATGACCCCGCTGAAAGCCGTTGACGGTGTCAGTTTTGACCTCCTGCCCGGTGAGACAATCGGTATTGTGGGAGAATCCGGGTGCGGCAAGTCCACGCTCGCCCGGGCGGTGTTGCGGCTGGTGGAATCCACTGACGGCGCCGTCAGCTGGATCGGCACCAACCTGCTGGAGAAGAATGCGCGCGACATGCGTCAGGCGCGCAAGGACATGCAGATTGTCTTCCAGGATCCGCTTGCCTCACTTAATCCGCGCATGACCATTGGCGCGTCGATCGCCGAGCCGCTGCTGACCTTCCGGCCCGGTATACGGGCCAAAGAGCGCGACGAGGCGGTACGCGCGATGATGAAGCGGGTCGGGCTGGACCCTGACATGATAAACCGCTACCCGCACGAGCTGTCCGGAGGTCAGAACCAGCGCGTCGGCATTGCCCGCGCGATGATCCTCAGCCCGAAACTGGTCATCTGTGATGAGGCGGTATCGGCGCTGGATGTGTCCATCCAGGCTCAGATCATTGACCTTCTGGCGGACCTGCAGCGCGATCTGGGCCTGTCCATGCTGTTCATCTCGCATGACCTGTCTGTGGTGCGCGAGGTCTCTCACCGCGTGATGGTGCTGTATCTGGGCCGGATCGTGGAGTTCGCCACCCGCGATGCCATCTATGACGATGCCCGCCATCCCTATACCCGCGCGCTGATCTCTGCGGTGCCGATCCCCGACCCGCAGATCGAACGCCAGCGCGAGCGCATCAAGCTTTCCGGCGACCTTCCCAGCCCGCTCGACAGCCGCGCGCAGCTGCGCTTCCTGAAATCGCGCCTCGTCGATGGCGACGATGCCGTGCAGTACCGGCCGCAATTGCTGGAGGTTACGCCTGGCCACTGGGTCGCCGAACATGATCCGGTCTGA